The Vitis vinifera cultivar Pinot Noir 40024 chromosome 8, ASM3070453v1 genome segment AGATATCATCAATCTGCAGCACCAGTAATCTAAGATAcatgcatattttttaattacctGTTTATCTGCAGATCAAATTTCAAGCAGAACAAAACAAACAATACCAATCAACACCCAAGCCATTGCAAacattctattattattattattattaccattaccattattatttttctgttgGATGATATTGCATGGGCAGGTGAATTCTAATCACTAATTATCAATTCTTGGCATTTCCGTTTTGACCAGTTGAGACAGTCTGATGTAAAGACACTGTTCAGATCTGGCAGTTTCCTGGTTAATAGAAAGATGTTTGAGTCTTTCACATTACCAGAATAGATGTCACGTGTTGCACAATCAGCTTTGTATCTTCTGCATGATCTCTGTTCATGTGAGACtgacaaaaaaaaagggtgttACTGAAAAAAGAGTTGAGCTATGATAAACTGAAGAAAAGAATGTTTCACAAAGATACCAAATTAGCAGTAATACCGCCACAGGCTTAGAAAACTGAGCTATTGGATCAACTTTTGCAGCTGTATAGGCCTCTTTAGTAAACtctgaaagataaaaaataaagaaacaaatgaaTACCTCAATCAAAAATCCATGTGGAAAATGGTGGTAATAACATTACAGCATCACACATACAAATTTGTACAAGGCAGTAAAATTATAAATGTGCCTAACATAAACAAGTTTAATAGGATCATATAATATCCTCTAGCCAAAAGTGAATATCAAGACAACGTAAAATAACATATGgtttgaaaaaaggaaaatgaacgGTAGAAAAACCTTCTGATCCCAAGAGAGCTGTTGCAATCCCAGACACATAACGCACTACTTTTGGTTCAATACGCATAAATTGGAAGTCACCAAAGTCAACCTTCAAGTTGGAAAGTGTCCCTTTAGTAGTCcatcaaaatatgatttaaatatGCCAAGAGATAGAGCCTGTTAGACAATTAGAAAGAAGTTTACCCAGAATGCATTGGGATGCCTTGTCAAGTATGCTGTACGAATATCCCCTTTATCCTCTTCAGAGACCTAAAATGAAACCCAAATAAGAACTTTCAGATTCTCCAGATTCAATTCATTAACATCCAAATGCATCACTTGTGAGCAAGAAAAAAAGGCATATTCacaataatttaagaaatgaaggaaaagcaTAAAGAAGTTAGAACTTACAGGAACAGCATCTCCATGCACAGTAATTAAAAGGTCAGTCTTATCCTCAGGATCCTTTGCTACAAGCAATGAGCATTTGGTATTAGCTAACAGGTCCTGTAAAAAGCagaagttttcaaataatcataggCCTTtcaggaaaatagaaaattctaaAACAATTTCAGAAGAATCAGGCCATAATATTTACAGGAGGTAAAGTCCTAATCTctatagttatttaaaaaagaaaaaaaaaaaaaaaaaaggaaatagacAATAGAGATGCCCTAAAGAGAATGAGGGCCTGTTTAGGAGTCATTATtgtaaaagcatttttaatgcTTTTGTCGGTAGCAATTCTATTAGAACACTTTTATGAATAAGCAAATAGTATttggatttaaataaaaaaaatgtttttttcagTGTCTTTTTTATAATGTGTTACATAACacaaaaagtgatttttagaaGAAGCAACTGGCAGGTGTTAATCCACtctagattttaaaatttttatcaaacatgTGATTCTTAAAAGGAAAGCACTATTAAGCATTAGCAAACGCTTCTAATCCTCCCCAAATCACCCCCAAATGGATTCTAAGTAGGTTAAGATCTCCAAAACGTTGACCTGAATCTAATCTATCTATGAAATAAATAAGGAGCACATGTAGAGGGCAAGATTGAACAGGGGAAAAAAACCAAGGACCATAAGTTAAAAAGTACATTAATCCTACTCATATAAAAACTTTAAGCACATCCTTTTGCACTACAGAACATGTAACACATCTCCTATCTGTCATCTGTTAGAAAAGAAACAACCAATTCTGTACATTTATTTGATTGAGATCTCCGAACAGGAATAATTTAGATTATAATCCCAACTGAATCTTTGGATGCACCAATTCTGTATTAGTGTGGGTTTTTGTTGGCAAACCTTTGTATGATTTGCCAGGCTACTGACTGCTAATATTGGATACCCATCCTGATCGCATGCAAAGTCGACCATCGATCCTGATGGATAACCCTCATACTTCTGCACAGGAAAAGGAACTTGCAGTTAGTTGAACTGATCTGAAAGATTGTATAGCCAACTAAAGTCAGGAATAGGATAATTCATGAACCAGCAAGCATGTGATGAGCATCCAAAACATACGAACACTGACACAGACCATAGTCAGATTCTtgaattcaaaatcaagcagAAGTTTTCAAAATTAGTAACAGTGAAAATCAGCTTATGTTATGCATATCTTTAGTTGTACCGAGAAGTTTCTCCATAATTTAATAATGAGGACTCCAAGATTGCTCCAGAATTTAAGAGCACATTGTCATGGTCCCAAAATATCTGGAGACACCCTGAATGAGATTGGGGATGACTAAACGCATTTATCAGCTTACATTAAACCCATTCCTTGTTTGAGAACAAAACTGTCAAacaaaaagcaaagagaaaggGAAGCAATAATATTTCTCCTCCTTGAGTGTGCATGTGAGCATCTTTGTGCATTTGAGGGAAAAAATCAAATGCAGAGAAACCAACATACTAACCAACTTCACACAAGCATCAAACCCCCTCAGATATCTGATTGATGAAACAATAACCAATAAAGGATTGTCAAACCCAGATGCTAACATCACTTCTGAGGATTTTCTAGATAAGAGAATTTAgcataataaaacaatattcgAAGTATATTGATTACAGCCATAAACCCTTTACAAAAtgccaacaaaaaaattaaaatcctcTTGTGATCACCCTATAAcgtttttttccttctattttccctttattttccctttatttttttttggagataTCCACCTAAGTTGGTTTCAGATGCTAATTTCAAAACCATTAATAAACAAGTACCAAATAAAACTAGCATGCAGGAAATGTTTACTTGTATTTATCTCCCCCAATAAATCATTCATAATATCTGAAATTTTCAAAAGCTGTGTATGAAAGACCTGAGAAATAGTCGAAAGCATGCCTCGCACACTGTGATTAATAACAGTTCTAATTTCCTCAAGCGGAGGAAGCCGAGCAGCCTTTTCCTGTAACAACAACCCAGATTTTAAAACAGaaactaggaaaaaaaaaatgtgtccTATTTGTCCACACACCATTTagtaaggctatgtttggttcccggaaaatttgagggaaagaaaatacaaaggaaaagtagaaggaaagaaaaagtgaaggaaaataaaaaaatagattaaaagttgataaattattttttttgttacttcaaactcattttatttattttaactcatcaatataaagattaaataatttaaaaatacataagtttttaattagttttaattatatttgattttctttgatatttttcataggacaaccaaatatgagaaaataattttccttagcattttttttctttcctttgtactttccgggaaccaaacatagaatAAGTGTTTTTGAAGCTTCAGAAAAATTTATGATATCATCCCAAAAGCATTTCAAGAGCCAAAACAAAGCCAACTTTAGGGTTTCATCACAAAATAATGGGGAAACAAACAACCTGATGATCTTTGATCAGTTGAAAGACTTCGGCATCAGTGGTGACATCCCCGGGTGACGCAGTCTGAGTAAATCCAGACAAAAACAAATACAtgcaaacaagaagaaaaaaaaaccgcATTAACTTAGATGAAGAAGCGTGAATACAAAATCCCAATAATTCATAGAGATTGAGAGAGTGATATACCTGAGCAGCGGAGGCCGCCATGGAAAGAGGACGTACAAGaggagaagagaagaaagagtAGGGTTTGGgactaaagaaatttggaaagGGAGGCGATGAATTGGGGATTTTGCGGGCATTTACGCGGGGTATCAGGGAAATTGACAGTGCCGTTGGTGCCACCACACTCTTCATCTTGCTTCTCACCTACTcctcttttcctctttttttctaTGTTTAGTTGATAGAATACTGGACAAGCAACATATATCCACTAATATTCACACACGTAACAGACAACCTCGTcatcccctttttttttttgcttttattttctttttctgtttttcgTTGTTTTTGGACCGCCTGATCGGTTGATCATCCGATTTTAAATTGGAAACCTAATTAGAGAAATATTTATTATccggtcttttttttttttcaaagaatgtTAAATTGTTAGTTCAATCCTTCTTTGTTAAGATAAATCAGATTGAAAGTCACCTCTGAGAGTGATTGGTAGCTAAGAAAATGCAGGACAAATAAAACGGCCCAATGGATTATTGATCCATTTCTGGATTTGGAATTAACTAGTTCTTCAAGTTCAACCAAACGCAACATATCAGATCAAATCCAAGCAAATCGAAAGCATGAAAACAAATCAATATCCTCAATTCACGAAATTTCAAATCTCACTCATCATCACGAATCCAGATTTACAAGAATCTccacaacaaaaaacaaaaaggatgcTAGTCGGAATGAGAATCGGAATCGTCGGGGTAGGAAGGGGAGCAGAAGAAGGCGGAGATACAGAGCGCTAATCGACGTAACTGctgaaaaggaaaacaaaagaggAGATGGAGAACATGCTCGGGGCTGAGTCTCTCCGGATTGCAAGCAACGTATTGGCACAAATCTGCGGATACCACCGCTACTCTCCCTATCAGTGTGCTGTTCAACACCATCTCTCTCTTCTTCTATCTccttgtttgttttcttgatttgtTGTTGATATCGTCATTGAGAATCTTGATTTCTTCTTGAGATCATCTTTGACTGGTCTTTTCTCCCCTGCTCCCCCTCCCCCCTACGCGTTTTCCTTTCGGTGATAAACGGTTACATTTTTAACATGATGTACAAGTACAATTACTTTCATAAAcgcttttctatttttctaaaaacaaaaataaaatgtcttgaaaactgtttttattttttattctggacaacaaaatatatatatttttaaaggatatttttatttatttttacctatttttaaacctattttaaaaaataattatataaatatgtatcataatttgaaataaattttttttaatattttaaaaatattttaaattctcaaatatatttttattctgtaaaacataatataacagtttctgaaaaatgttttaaaaaactattttttagtattattttaaaaatagttttcggcaaataatactaatattattatttttagtatcgTACCTTTCACGTTTTTACAAGTAGAGTTTTGGATGGTCAGACCaatgtgttttttaaaacatgtttttagattaaaaaatagtttgacaaatttttattaaaaataattttataaaagattaataatttctttatatttcgACCCGCAAAGAACAAACATAGGGTAAGACCGTACTTGGTAATTGTAGccaaatctttaaatttaaaaaaatatcttttacttgttattagttatttttactcactttaaaaaaaattaattatacacatgaaaaataattaaaaataaaacacatgtaaaacatacttttttttaaattaatatttaaaaatataaaaatgggtTAAAAACATTCATAttcccaaacaaattttttcttGTTCCGGAAAAAAATACTAGAAACTTATTtggtttgtttttaaaaattattttttattatttaacttaaaaatagtttttaaaaacaaaaaacatgatataacgggttaatgttttaaaaaattggtgaaaacatctatttattattttaaaattattttttatttcactttattttttaaaatgttaaaaaaaaattaaaacagaaaactaattttaaatcaCACTGCTATAAGATTTTCATGTTATTTGAATaacttttttctaataaatatatatatattttttctggTCTAGAAGTCAAACAGAAATAGTTGGTAAGCTCTCACCAAACCATTCCAAAATTCATTAAGAGTTGTTTTTCAGACTTTGCCTCAGATTGATAGGTAATATCTGAAGTTACAATGTCTGAAGCAGTTGCTTCCCTCCTAATCtactaaaaacaaacaaaattcaaGCTGATGAAACCAATGGTCCATCTAAATATAGGGAAGGAAAACAAATTCCTAGGTTCATACAACTAAGCTGCTGGGGTTGAGCCTCCCCACTTGCCATAACCAGACACACTGTGGTTTCAAATTTGGTTCAAAGAGCCTGAATCAGGAGAGTGTCATAGCTAATATTGAAGAAATCCTTTCTCCTCCAAGTAGGTCACTACATCCCCGGCCATGTCGTTCGGACTAGGGCAAACCCCATCCTTCTGTTGTATTTCTATctgaaaagagagaagaaaaagaaatcagtAACAAACACAGGAAGACATGTTACACAAGAAATATCAGCTCTTCCATAGTTTAATGAACACTTGCCTCACAATTCAATGGTGGTTCATACGGATCATCTATCCCGGTGAAACCTGCAATGTAATATAACCATCAGAAAAAATAACTAAACACAAGCCACTGCATTCATCAATGCTGTTGTGATCCCCGTCACAAGCAGGTGGATCTTGGTAAAAACACAAATGACCTGAAATACGTAGGAATTAGGATACATTATTTGGACATTGAGTTGTTCGTGTAAGTCATACAAAGCTTTATAATTATGATTTCTAGTAAAATCACACAAcacaatttcaaaataaatagaGGCTAGAAGAACGGGATATTTTATGATAGTAATTGCTACTTTATGAACAAAACTAATTAGACGAGCCATGTTCTAACAACAATGTTGGGGAAACACAAAATGGTGTGTTACTAACATGCTTTCAGCAGAGTGAGGATATGGGTGGGGGAGGaggaatttgtttttattttttattttttgtgctcTTAGGCTACATCCTGTTGCCatttgaatttgaagaagtGGCATTAATTCAGAATCTCAAGATATTTTTGCACATGACAGCTTTAAATTCTAGGAGATATTTTTTCTACTGAACACTGAATACTGAAGACTCCAAGTAatgtggaagaaagaaaattatgaatGGACTCAATAGCGAGCAAATCTCATCCCCCAAAACAATACCATAGAAAATGAATAGCAAGCCAAGAAATGTAGTAAAATGCACCTCCTGGTaatcaaagaagagaaaatcAAACTGTGACCTTCCATCTAGGCAAAAATGCTTGTTCCATATTTCACGTcagatttggttttttttaactttttcttttttggaagcGACAAATATCATCAAACCAAAGCTGCatataagatattttttaaatgaaccTTTGATCTTTCCAGCACGTGCAAGCTTGTAAAGGCCTTTGGCATCCCTCTCCTCACACAATTGTAAAGGCATGTTCATGAAAACCTGTCAAAGTAAGTTACCATCccatataagaaaaatataaaatggaaaaagaaaataatcagATGATTACAATAAGAACAATTTCCAAAAGGGCTCTTGCCTCAATAAAATTTGCATCAGGCAACATTGCACGGCAAGCATCTCGGTCCTTTCTATATGGAGATATCAAACTGGCAATACAGATCAAACCAGCATCTGCAAAGAGTTTTGCTACTTCCCCTAAAATTCAAATCGTAACTTAGAAATGACAagataagacaaaaaaaacacAGATGACACGATAAGATTCGttcatttcctaaaaaaaaaaaaaaaaaaggtggtttGGGTGGGGGGTGCAAAAACAAGCTCTTCCAAgtttaaaaagtttataaattttaagttcaaactTTATTAATTGTGAGGGTTGCAACAAGCAATCTAATCCAAGTTATGACCTGAGGATTTTAAAAGGCGATtaatcaactttaaaatgttaTCCATCCCCTTGTTTTAGCCAATATATTCTCAGCATTTAAGAAGATACTTGACACTTCAGCATTTACAAAAGTTTCCTCCTGATTTTCCCACAAGCATCACATTTAGAGAGGCTGCTGTTTCTCAAGGAAATCTAAAGAACATTAATGAGATTACTTATACAAGTATTCTTTCAcaatagaaggaaataaaaacatCTGATAAATCATGATTATATAATACTAAATGTGCAGGCATCTCATATTTTTAATCTCAGTGCAAATGTTTCTTCATATGCCTTAAAGAAGATGAAATGTCTCTTGATACAAAGTTCAATTCAAAGCACACCTAGCTTAAACTTAATGTTAAACAAAGTTCGATTCATGCCCTACAAACACATACTTACCAACTCTGCGTATATTTTCTGTTCGATCTTCTGCTTTGAATCCAAGATCCCTGTTCAGCCCATGCCTCAGGTTATCTCCATCAAGAATGTATGACAGCTTACCCTTGGAGTGCAGTTCTCTACCTACTGTGCATGCCAACGTGCTTTTCCCTAAACAGTTTGTACAAAGTGCTTCATGAAAGGTAGTGTAAACCCAAACATATAAGAGCAAAGTAGGTTCCATTTGGGGTCTTTTTCCCAACACAAGATTCACCAAGCATGCTTAAAAACTAATTCCACATCAACAATtaacaagaaagaaagaagaaaaaggaaggatgattaaataaatatcagGCATTCAAAAAAGTTTGTGTTTccttctaattttcaaattggtcatcaaaattccattttttttcttccagaAATTGACCATCATGCAGATCATTAACTAGAAAACCAGAAGATGCTAGTATAATTCCCTAAATTAATGAGATCCACATTCTAGGATAGCTCATTGCAAAAAAGAAAGGGCATCAAATCCACCTCCAAAATGAAACAGGGAAAACAGCAGCAGTCAATTCTGTTCCCTGTTGAACTAAAAACCATGGGGCAGCCCTAAACTTTGAGACCATCAATAACTTTGAAACCATCAAGTCAATTTTCCACCATGGGCTTTGCCCTCTAATGGCAAAGCAATCAAGCAgcaaaatcttaaatttagaGACCAAATAGGGGTACAGAGTAAAAAAACCCAATTCCATGAAAAGCTGGACAATTTTCAGAACAGTTCTAAGTTTCAAAAacccaaacaaaaataaataaaatatagagaaaCATAAACTACTATATCTTCCAGCAGATC includes the following:
- the LOC100243555 gene encoding uncharacterized protein LOC100243555 isoform X2 gives rise to the protein MKSVVAPTALSISLIPRVNARKIPNSSPPFPNFFSPKPYSFFSSPLVRPLSMAASAAQTASPGDVTTDAEVFQLIKDHQKYEGYPSGSMVDFACDQDGYPILAVSSLANHTKDLLANTKCSLLVAKDPEDKTDLLITVHGDAVPVSEEDKGDIRTAYLTRHPNAFWVDFGDFQFMRIEPKVVRYVSGIATALLGSEEFTKEAYTAAKVDPIAQFSKPVASHMNRDHAEDTKLIVQHVTSILVDSAYMLDLDSLGFYVKATYRGNAFKLRIPFPRRAEDRKDVKTLVVEMLQAAKSQSN
- the LOC100243555 gene encoding uncharacterized protein LOC100243555 isoform X1; the encoded protein is MKSVVAPTALSISLIPRVNARKIPNSSPPFPNFFSPKPYSFFSSPLVRPLSMAASAAQTASPGDVTTDAEVFQLIKDHQEKAARLPPLEEIRTVINHSVRGMLSTISQKYEGYPSGSMVDFACDQDGYPILAVSSLANHTKDLLANTKCSLLVAKDPEDKTDLLITVHGDAVPVSEEDKGDIRTAYLTRHPNAFWVDFGDFQFMRIEPKVVRYVSGIATALLGSEEFTKEAYTAAKVDPIAQFSKPVASHMNRDHAEDTKLIVQHVTSILVDSAYMLDLDSLGFYVKATYRGNAFKLRIPFPRRAEDRKDVKTLVVEMLQAAKSQSN
- the LOC100265880 gene encoding adenylyl-sulfate kinase 3; this encodes MSTVGNSTNIFWQECPVGRAERQKLLNQKGCVLWITGLSGSGKSTLACTVGRELHSKGKLSYILDGDNLRHGLNRDLGFKAEDRTENIRRVGEVAKLFADAGLICIASLISPYRKDRDACRAMLPDANFIEVFMNMPLQLCEERDAKGLYKLARAGKIKGFTGIDDPYEPPLNCEIEIQQKDGVCPSPNDMAGDVVTYLEEKGFLQY